From the genome of Streptomyces sp. NBC_01317, one region includes:
- the idi gene encoding isopentenyl-diphosphate Delta-isomerase, translated as MPTTPVTEASSSPNGVPDSSNGVPEPILLELVDELGHTIGTAEKLSAHQPPGKLHRAFSVFLFDEQGRLLIQRRALGKYHSPGVWSNTCCGHPYPGEAPFAAAARRTYEELGISPSLLAEAGTVRYNHPDPDSGLVEQEFNHLFVGMAQAPPLPDPEEVGETVFVTPAELTKRHDEARFSAWFMSVLDAARPAIRELTGPAGGW; from the coding sequence ATGCCGACCACACCAGTCACTGAGGCGAGCAGCTCGCCGAACGGGGTACCGGACTCGTCGAACGGGGTACCAGAACCAATCCTGCTGGAACTGGTCGACGAACTCGGCCACACCATCGGCACCGCCGAGAAGCTCTCCGCCCACCAGCCGCCCGGGAAGCTGCACCGGGCGTTCTCCGTCTTCCTCTTCGACGAGCAGGGCCGGCTGCTCATCCAGCGCCGCGCGCTCGGCAAGTACCACTCCCCCGGCGTCTGGTCGAACACCTGCTGCGGGCATCCGTACCCGGGCGAGGCGCCGTTCGCCGCCGCCGCCCGGCGGACGTACGAGGAGCTGGGCATCTCGCCGTCGCTGCTCGCCGAGGCCGGCACGGTCCGCTACAACCACCCCGACCCGGACTCCGGGCTGGTGGAGCAGGAGTTCAACCACCTCTTCGTCGGCATGGCGCAGGCGCCGCCGCTGCCCGACCCGGAAGAGGTCGGCGAGACGGTGTTCGTCACCCCCGCGGAGCTGACGAAACGTCACGACGAGGCGCGCTTCTCCGCGTGGTTCATGAGCGTGCTGGACGCGGCCCGCCCGGCGATCAGAGAGCTCACAGGGCCGGCCGGGGGCTGGTGA